TCTCGACTATCTTCAACATCGGTGGCGTCTCCTTCCACCGGCCTAGGCCGGCGTCGCGTTTGATTCACGCGGAAGGATACGCCGCCTCTCTCATGTCTCCCATCCACAACTTAGGGTTATACCTCCCCACCGCGCTCTCAGCCGAACAACTCCTTGAGCTTCGCCCCGGGATCGGGCGCGGCCATGAACGCTTCCCCGACCAGAAAGGCATTCACACCGTGGCGCCGTAAGCGCGCGACCTCCTCGGGCGTGCGGATCCCGCTTTCGGTCACGATGGTGCGATCGGGAAAGACATCGACCAGGAGGTACAAGGTCGTCTGGATGTCGGTTTGGAAGGTGCGGACATCACGGTTATTGATGCCGATGAGCGGGGTACGCAGCATGAGCGCCCGCTCCAGCTCAACGCGGTCGTGGACCTCGGGCAGGACGTCCATGCCGAGTGTGTGGGCCAGGCCCGCAAGTTCCTGGAGGCCCGCGTCCGAGAGGCCCGCCACGATGAGGAGCACACAGTCCGCGCCCAGCACGCGCGATTCGTAGATTTGGTAGGGATCGATCATGAAGTCCTTGCGCAGGACCGGCAGGGCACAGGCGGCACGGGCCTCCCCGAGGTGCGCATCGGCTCCTTGGAAATATCGGACATCGGTCAGGACCGAGAGGCAGGTGGCCCCGGCCGCGGCGTAGGCCCGCGCCAGCCACGCCGGCTCATAGTCCGCGCGCATCACGCCCCGGCTCGGGGAGGCCTTCTTGCTTTCGGCGATGACTGCGGGCCGGCCTTCCCTGACGCGCCGAGCGATGGCCGCCGCGAAACCGCGCGGCGGCGAGGCCGAGGTGGCCAGGGCCTTGACCTCGGCGAGCGACACGCGCGCCTGTCGCTCGGCTACCTCATGTGCTTTATGGGTCAGGATCTCCTGCAGGATGTCGTGCTCGGGCATGGGATACTTGGTCGGGTGTCGCGCGCGAGGGGATGAGAACACAATCGCCAAGCGGGTTCAAACCACTCCGGGTTCAAGCGACTCGCCGGGGCTAAACGGCGCCCCGGACCGCGCCGCCAACCGTCGGCGCAGGCCTGGCATGCAGCGCCTGAGTGTTCGGTGATGGCGGGACGGGTCATATGCGAAAGCCGCCGTGCCTGCGCCGCTGCAGGTAATCGGCGGCGTAAGCGCCGAGCGCGACCCCCAGGACCAGGATGAGAAAAACGACGCCTGTGATCTCGGCTTTCATGAGAGCCAGTGCCGTGCGCACGGCCGGCCACCGCTCGGTTGGGTCCGATGGCGGTGCGGTGTGTTCGACGGATTGGGCAACGGGTCGCGATGGGCCGGCGCTCGCACAGGCGCTCTCGGCCTCGGCCAGCTTCCGCGCCAGCTCGGCGTGCCTGTCGCGTTCGGCGGCGCACTGATCGAGCCCCGGACCGTACGGAGATGGCGCGCGATCACCGGGTTCGGCCGCGGTGTTCGCGAGCTGTG
Above is a window of Pseudomonadota bacterium DNA encoding:
- the trpC gene encoding indole-3-glycerol phosphate synthase TrpC encodes the protein MPEHDILQEILTHKAHEVAERQARVSLAEVKALATSASPPRGFAAAIARRVREGRPAVIAESKKASPSRGVMRADYEPAWLARAYAAAGATCLSVLTDVRYFQGADAHLGEARAACALPVLRKDFMIDPYQIYESRVLGADCVLLIVAGLSDAGLQELAGLAHTLGMDVLPEVHDRVELERALMLRTPLIGINNRDVRTFQTDIQTTLYLLVDVFPDRTIVTESGIRTPEEVARLRRHGVNAFLVGEAFMAAPDPGAKLKELFG